A window from Streptomyces sp. NBC_00271 encodes these proteins:
- a CDS encoding alpha-L-fucosidase — MAISRRLFVLASTALVASTGTSVALAAPGEAPSRIPVSPSDTEDDLVRKASQVRPTARQIAWQNLGRTAFLHFGVNTFTGLEWGTGDEDPDVFQPVGLDTDQWARALRDGGFELAILTVKHHDGFVLHPSRYTDHSVASSSWRGGRGDVLRSFADSMRRHGIKVGVYVSPADENQYLHGVYANGSARTERTVPTLVDGDDRTNPRTFTLDATDYGAHMLNQLYEVLTEYGPVDEVWFDGAQGRIPPDKVEKYDWDSWYALVRALAPDASIAVSGPDVRWVGNEGGLAREDEWSVVPVTEKDNGRTDYALAYDAPDEGSRAALVAARPVADYLQWWPAECDVSIRDGWFYHADQQPKSVDELTDIYFRSVGRNSVLLLNIPPDTQGLLPAADVVRLREFRERVEAELPEDLSRGAVVRSSPRIFTVDLGTEHEVDRIRLAEDIRHGQQVESFVVEAYGAGAWSRVAGAGTIGASRILLLPVPVRARHWRLRVTGARQTARIAEFALYRSRS, encoded by the coding sequence ATGGCCATCTCCAGACGCCTCTTCGTCCTGGCATCCACCGCCCTCGTCGCGTCCACCGGCACATCCGTCGCCCTCGCGGCCCCCGGCGAGGCTCCCTCCCGCATCCCCGTCAGCCCCTCCGACACCGAGGACGACCTGGTCCGCAAGGCCTCCCAAGTCCGGCCCACTGCACGGCAGATCGCCTGGCAGAACCTCGGACGCACCGCCTTTCTGCACTTCGGCGTGAACACCTTCACCGGCCTGGAGTGGGGCACCGGTGACGAGGACCCGGACGTCTTCCAGCCCGTCGGTCTCGACACCGACCAGTGGGCCCGCGCCCTGCGCGACGGCGGCTTCGAGCTCGCCATCCTCACCGTCAAGCACCACGACGGGTTCGTCCTGCACCCGTCGCGCTACACCGACCACTCGGTGGCGTCGAGCAGTTGGCGCGGCGGGCGGGGCGACGTGCTGCGCTCCTTCGCCGACTCGATGCGCCGCCACGGGATCAAGGTCGGCGTCTACGTCTCACCGGCCGACGAGAACCAGTACCTGCACGGCGTGTACGCCAACGGCAGCGCGCGCACGGAGCGCACCGTCCCGACGCTCGTCGACGGCGACGACCGTACGAACCCGAGGACGTTCACGCTGGACGCCACCGACTACGGCGCCCATATGCTCAACCAGCTCTACGAAGTGCTCACCGAGTACGGACCCGTCGACGAGGTGTGGTTCGACGGAGCACAGGGCCGCATTCCGCCCGACAAGGTGGAGAAGTACGACTGGGACAGCTGGTACGCGCTGGTGCGGGCCCTCGCCCCCGACGCCTCGATCGCGGTGTCCGGGCCCGATGTGCGCTGGGTCGGCAACGAGGGCGGGCTCGCCCGCGAGGACGAGTGGAGCGTCGTACCGGTCACGGAGAAGGACAACGGCCGCACGGACTACGCGCTGGCCTACGACGCACCCGACGAGGGCAGCCGGGCCGCGCTCGTGGCGGCCCGGCCGGTGGCCGACTATCTCCAGTGGTGGCCGGCCGAGTGCGATGTGTCCATCCGCGACGGCTGGTTCTACCACGCCGACCAACAGCCCAAGAGCGTGGACGAGTTGACCGACATCTACTTCCGCTCGGTCGGCCGCAACTCGGTGCTGCTGCTCAACATCCCACCCGACACGCAGGGATTGCTGCCTGCCGCCGACGTGGTGCGGCTGCGCGAGTTCCGCGAACGCGTCGAGGCGGAGCTGCCGGAGGATCTGTCCCGTGGGGCCGTGGTCCGCTCCTCCCCGAGGATCTTCACCGTCGACCTCGGTACGGAGCACGAGGTGGACCGGATCCGGCTCGCGGAGGACATCCGGCACGGCCAGCAGGTGGAGAGCTTCGTGGTCGAGGCGTACGGAGCGGGCGCCTGGAGCCGCGTGGCCGGGGCGGGCACGATCGGAGCGAGCCGGATCCTGCTGCTCCCGGTGCCCGTACGGGCCCGGCACTGGCGCCTTCGAGTGACGGGGGCACGGCAGACCGCGCGGATCGCGGAGTTCGCGCTGTATCGCTCACGGAGCTGA